The genome window GGCGGCGGTATGTCTGGCATGGGAGCTCCTCCTGGCAGCTTGTTACAACAGGGCGGTGTTGGCGCCAATGGCGGTGCACCCGGTAATGTTTACGGCAATGTCAATGGTGGCGGTGTTGGCGGTGTTGGGGGTGTTGGTGGCGCCGGCGTTGGCGGTGGGCAAAGCACAGCGCCCGGTTCGGTTATCGATTCGCGAGCTGTATCCGTGGTGGTTACTCTGCCCGGCGGGCCGGGCTCCCAACATCCGGGGCAGGCGTTAAGCGACTATGGTCCCATATAGTTAATGGTACGCCCGGACACCGCGCACTGGGTCTCAACGAGTAGCTTCAGCCAGCTGTAAGAGCGCAGTTGTCAGCTCCAGCACCTGAACGAAGTCTCATTCTACTCTTAACATCTCTTgatctctatctctgtctcatttctctgttatttctttttcagAGGTTTGAAAAGCAAAGccatattaattttttgtagcCGTAGTTTGTTTACAGAGTTTGAACTATTTGCGTAACATTCTAGtcgaaaaaataaacaaaaagcctttgaaaaatgttaaagcgTGCAGAAGAACGattaagagaaagagagcgagagatagagagagcgagaaagttGAAGCGCAAGTTACCGTTAGCCAGGCGCGTTTGTTCTGAAGCCTCCCCCATTTAAAGCATCTGTTCTTTTTTGGTTCTTTCCATTAGTTTCTTCAACGAAATAGACtgagaaaacaaaatgataagTAAATACAATACACATAACAAATAGAAATCGCGAAgaagagaacaacaaaagaGAGCTAAAGCGAAAGAATAAACTCTGCCCACACTGCCAAGTCAGAGCCACGAGCCATATTTCGAAATTACAAGTAACTTTTAATCAAACTACCTAAACTATTAACCTTAAACCTAAACCTAAAGCTATACCTAAACCTTAAAcatagagaaaacaaaaacaaaacacatttcgAATTCGCATTCGCATAGAAAACTACGATTAGTAAGGGTTGTCGCAGTATCAGAATGAGAGAGCGCACAGTGTTGCAAGGAAAccatttgtaaattatttaatctaACTTAAGGCATTATCCAGCACTAtttttttgtacatattttcaaattgctCTTAGTTTGTAAACGACTTTTTTTATAACTTACAAtcctaaactaaactaaaaacgtaaactaaactaaacgaaaacaaaatagaaatatgAGGACATCAAAcgtaatttgcattttagcGTCACAGGCAGCGCTGCATTTAAGctcaaaaattgaatttaatttttacaaaaattccctaaaaatacaacaaaaaatgaaaaaatataatatacgaAAAGTGTATGGAAGAAGATTTTGCCAAGTTCAGCTGCAGCCAAACGCAGggcattttttgcatttataaagCAAAGGAAAATTGTATAAAgtaaacatttatataatagtattaaataaatgtaatgttagttgtaaacggaaatccccaaaaaaacgaaaaaatatcTTTCAAGCATTAAAAactattgtatttttatttaatatttgcatatatttatatatattaatatataaatatgatgaTGTAAGGAAAAGCGACAATTTAACTGTTGGCATTTTAAAACCCGCATCACATacgaaagaaaacaaaaacaaagcaaaacaattatataataaattatataatatagcGTAGAAACTATGTGTGTAATGTTTTAGCAACTATAACTATttctataaacaaaaacaaaaaaaacgaaaacatgaaaagttgtaataaaaattatttaaaaaaaacacaaatttatattatgaGTTCTTCATTTCtgtattatttctttatttcgttttaaacgtaagtttattatttcagcgtatttcaacttttaataAGGATGTTTGcatgtttgctttatttataattttgtttaaatttgtttaacttttagCATTTACACGAGAACCCTCAACACTTATACGTATCATAAAAACGAAGCTCTCCAAGTTAAGCGAACAAAAGAACAAACGATAagcaaaaaaaccaaaaagtaaACATTAATTAGCAAATTTCTCTAAATGACGTACAAtgtttaatatacatacatataatgaaaagtaaaacaataacaaattaccaaatacgaaatacgaaaatacAAGATACGCGTACTATTCGATGTTGTTAATAAGCTTAAtgaacaaatacaaaaaataaacataaagaaTATTGCTAGCCAGTAGCATTTAGTTTGCGAGGAATTTGTGCGAAATCTTTAAAGAATTTCTCACATTTCGGCGTTTTACATTTTAGTTTTGGGCGTAAATAGTAAACGCTTTTATCAagaaagtaaatttaataaatcattataaaataaaatatacttattaaAGGCTAAAGAGTGTAACGAATATACGTAAATGACAACCAGTCAAAAGGcaaatgtaaaaacaaaaaaaaccaaaacaaaaacaaaacaaaaaaaaaacagaaaaatggaaatgaatatTCTTGAGCAATTTTACGTTGATTTTGTGTGATTGAAAATTAGTTTTCTAAATTGatgaaaagtaaaaatgaattgcaatttgcGAATGTatacgatttttaattttttccaacgaaaaaagaaaattaaaatttataaataataatgaaaaaaaaaatgaaaacaatatttcataaatGGATTTGGAAAAGCTGGGTGATTGATGGATTGGTTGAAGTTACACAAAACCAGAAACTTGACGTCAAGTGTAGTTGTGAATTGTATTTTgtgaaatgtaatttaaaaaccataaacaaatattaaatgaagaTGCAAATgaagaataaagaaaaatcaaacaaattatatatacaatgcatatttatatatatttaaagaaacatAATGAACGGCATTAAATACTTtaacaatacaaataatgcagacattattttatttacacaagaaattacattttttaagtCCAAATTAAATGCGATGCTGTCTGTATATTGTGCACATTTCAATTGGCACTGAATTCgttaacaacagcaacaatatccacaacaataacaacaacaacaacagcaacagcaacaaataaaccatcaacaaaagaaataaaaaacaagcaaaaaacaaataatattaaatacatttgtaatTGAGAAAAGGAaaccatttaaaataaaatctaacAACATAAAATATCGATTTTCATCTACTACTATTGCACTGGGGTGAGGATTGAATCTCCGGCTAATGGGATGGTAAATGGCCTATTGGAGGCGATAATGGGCGGACCTAACATTTATTAGCCATCCTGAACAATAGAAAAACGATTTCTGTGCAAAATTAATGCTTTTTATGGATCCTTTGCTCAACTGCAAACAGTTCATTAGCCTTAAACTTTCGCTTGGATTTGACAGACCCAAGTCAATGCATCCAGTTAATGGTCCACTTTCGTAAAATAAACTGACCTCCTATTTGGCTTTAAACACTGAAGTagatattttgtatatagttGTATACTTGACGACTTGACCCATAGCTTTGCCTTcatacatttgtattttgatGGATTTTTATTTCAgcctcaaagtatgcaacaaaaaatttatttgctgaaCCTCTACAAATTAGAAAAAAGATCCTAGCTCTGCCATATCCTTACGCATCTTAGCAGGACTTGTTGCATTCGATTCGTGGAGGCAAAATCTATCGATTAGCATCAAAATAttatggggtcatctaagaatCCCACACTTGTAAAATTTCGACTTCGGGGCGATTAAGAAATTGCCTAAATCATAAAATCTTGTCTAGCTTCAAAAGTAGAAGGACGATTTGAGTGTCCTTTTGCCTGTTATTAGCcgcataaaaaatatatcgtTTGACACTAATTTCAGCTTGATCCTTCCAAGGACACGGGAGATCTAACAAGTTTTCtgtaaacaaaaaagtccttttATCT of Drosophila nasuta strain 15112-1781.00 chromosome 3, ASM2355853v1, whole genome shotgun sequence contains these proteins:
- the LOC132791803 gene encoding uncharacterized protein LOC132791803 is translated as MGGGSVLGGHGTLMSTAGMSNSTVGGGGMSGMGAPPGSLLQQGGVGANGGAPGNVYGNVNGGGVGGVGGVGGAGVGGGQSTAPGSVIDSRAVSVVVTLPGGPGSQHPGQALSDYGPI